A region from the Selenihalanaerobacter shriftii genome encodes:
- a CDS encoding YbaB/EbfC family nucleoid-associated protein yields the protein MDMSKMMKQVQKMQSQMSEVQDELAEKTVEATAGGGVVKVVVNGQQEVVDITIEPEAVDPEDVEMLEDLVLAATNEAMRKVQDMASKEMGKLTGGMNIPGLF from the coding sequence ATGGATATGAGCAAAATGATGAAGCAGGTACAAAAGATGCAATCTCAAATGTCAGAGGTTCAGGATGAATTAGCAGAGAAGACAGTGGAAGCTACTGCAGGAGGTGGAGTAGTTAAGGTTGTTGTTAATGGTCAGCAAGAAGTAGTAGATATAACTATTGAGCCAGAAGCAGTAGATCCAGAAGACGTAGAAATGTTAGAAGATTTAGTCTTAGCTGCAACAAATGAAGCTATGCGCAAAGTACAGGATATGGCTTCTAAGGAGATGGGTAAATTAACTG